A window of uncultured Litoreibacter sp. contains these coding sequences:
- a CDS encoding AEC family transporter — MLEIFYKTLPFFALIAVGYWAGRTKFFSEEATAYLTKFVFYFALSAMLFRFSANLSLRDVYDLPFVLAYFWGTAFVYLIATGVSLIRRLPVEQVAIEAQCAVIGNVGFLGIPMLALLMGEAAVGPIMLILAVDLIFFGSLVVILITGSRDGRVSPAILKTVGLGLIKNPMIVSIVLGFAWSAFAIPIPGPMNEFLSILGGAATPGALFAIGASLASKSAERIEVAGWLSFCKLVLHPAAVAFAALMVFQVDRYAAAVMIAASALPVAGNVYIIAQHYSVAPQRVSASILISTVISIVTVSLVISWVAV; from the coding sequence ATGCTGGAGATTTTCTATAAAACCCTGCCGTTCTTTGCGCTGATTGCCGTCGGCTACTGGGCAGGGCGCACCAAGTTTTTCAGCGAGGAGGCGACCGCCTATCTGACGAAATTCGTCTTCTACTTCGCCCTTTCGGCCATGTTGTTCCGTTTTTCCGCCAACCTGTCCCTGCGGGATGTCTACGATCTTCCTTTTGTGCTGGCCTACTTTTGGGGCACGGCATTCGTGTATCTGATTGCGACCGGCGTTTCTCTGATCCGGCGGCTTCCCGTTGAACAGGTTGCAATCGAAGCCCAATGCGCGGTGATCGGCAATGTGGGATTCCTGGGCATACCGATGCTCGCGCTGTTGATGGGCGAGGCCGCCGTCGGGCCCATCATGTTGATCCTGGCCGTAGACCTGATCTTTTTTGGCAGCCTGGTGGTGATTTTGATCACCGGGTCGCGCGACGGGCGGGTGTCGCCTGCGATCCTGAAAACAGTTGGCCTTGGGCTGATAAAGAATCCGATGATCGTTTCAATTGTCCTTGGGTTCGCATGGTCCGCGTTCGCGATACCGATCCCCGGTCCAATGAATGAATTTCTCAGCATCCTAGGTGGCGCGGCCACGCCAGGTGCTTTGTTTGCCATTGGTGCATCGCTGGCCTCCAAATCGGCGGAACGGATCGAGGTCGCCGGATGGTTGAGTTTCTGCAAGCTCGTTCTGCATCCTGCAGCCGTCGCGTTTGCGGCTCTCATGGTGTTCCAGGTGGATAGATACGCGGCGGCCGTGATGATTGCGGCCTCAGCCTTGCCGGTCGCGGGCAATGTCTACATCATCGCGCAGCATTACAGCGTCGCGCCTCAGCGGGTGTCCGCAAGCATTCTCATTTCAACGGTCATCAGCATCGTGACCGTTTCCCTTGTCATAAGCTGGGTCGCCGTTTAG
- a CDS encoding TetR/AcrR family transcriptional regulator, which yields MDGTAPEIKRGRKYDQVVAGARKVFLAEGFEGASVDLIAKEAGVSKATLYSYFPDKRVLFVEVAKEECARQADRALQVEQSDLPVREMLTAISKSMMEFLTSSFAHRIFRICVAESDRFPELGQEFYMSGPQLMEDRLSAYFNEAVARGELKIDDVRMAAQQFEALMKADVFVKMVFNLIETPDQNEIDRVIEAAVDTFLARYGV from the coding sequence TTGGACGGAACCGCACCTGAAATAAAACGCGGCCGAAAATACGACCAAGTCGTTGCCGGCGCCCGTAAAGTGTTTCTCGCCGAAGGGTTTGAGGGGGCCAGCGTTGACCTCATCGCGAAAGAGGCGGGCGTATCAAAGGCCACGCTCTACAGCTATTTCCCTGACAAACGTGTCCTCTTCGTTGAGGTCGCGAAAGAGGAATGCGCGCGTCAGGCGGACCGCGCGTTACAGGTTGAACAATCCGACCTGCCCGTTCGCGAGATGCTGACGGCGATTTCCAAAAGCATGATGGAATTTCTGACATCCAGCTTTGCGCATCGCATTTTCCGCATTTGCGTGGCCGAGTCGGATCGCTTCCCGGAGCTGGGGCAAGAATTCTACATGTCCGGCCCGCAGCTGATGGAAGACCGGCTCAGCGCATATTTCAATGAAGCTGTGGCGCGAGGCGAGCTGAAGATCGATGATGTCCGCATGGCCGCCCAGCAATTTGAAGCTTTGATGAAGGCCGATGTCTTCGTGAAGATGGTGTTCAACCTGATTGAAACACCCGACCAAAATGAAATCGACCGCGTCATTGAAGCCGCGGTCGATACGTTTTTGGCGCGCTACGGCGTCTGA
- a CDS encoding S-(hydroxymethyl)glutathione dehydrogenase/class III alcohol dehydrogenase, whose translation MRTKAAVAIAAGKPLEIMEVNLEGPKHGEVLVEMKATGICHTDEFTLSGADPEGLFPAILGHEGAGVVVEVGPGVSSLEVGDHVIPLYTPECRECEYCLNPKTNLCQKIRSTQGAGLMPDGTSRFSMLDGTPILHYMGCSTFANHSVVPEIALAKVRKDAPFDKICYIGCGVTTGIGAVINTAKVEIGSRAIVFGLGGIGLNVVQGLRLAGADQIVGVDINASKVDMAKKFGMTDFVNPTEVDGDLVAHLVELTGGGGDYTFDATGNVGVMRTALESAHKGWGESVIIGVAPAGAEISTRPFQLVTGRVWRGTAFGGASGRTDVPKIVDWYMDGKIEIDPMITHTMGLDDINKGFDLMHAGESIRSVVLY comes from the coding sequence ATGCGCACCAAAGCTGCCGTTGCCATAGCCGCTGGAAAGCCGCTGGAGATTATGGAGGTCAACCTCGAGGGGCCAAAGCACGGAGAAGTGCTGGTCGAGATGAAGGCCACTGGTATTTGCCATACGGACGAATTTACCCTGTCCGGTGCCGATCCGGAGGGGCTGTTCCCGGCGATTCTTGGTCATGAAGGCGCAGGGGTTGTCGTTGAGGTTGGCCCTGGCGTTTCTAGTTTGGAGGTCGGCGATCACGTCATTCCGTTGTACACACCTGAGTGTCGCGAATGTGAATATTGCCTCAACCCAAAAACAAACTTGTGCCAAAAGATCAGGTCCACCCAAGGGGCTGGTTTAATGCCTGACGGGACCTCTCGTTTCTCAATGCTCGATGGTACACCGATTTTGCACTACATGGGCTGTTCGACATTCGCCAACCACTCCGTTGTGCCTGAAATTGCTTTGGCGAAGGTCCGCAAGGACGCGCCATTTGACAAGATTTGCTACATTGGCTGCGGCGTAACCACCGGGATCGGCGCGGTCATCAATACCGCCAAAGTTGAAATCGGATCGCGCGCGATTGTCTTTGGCCTCGGCGGCATTGGTTTGAATGTGGTGCAAGGGCTGCGCCTGGCCGGGGCTGATCAAATTGTCGGCGTTGATATCAATGCAAGCAAAGTGGACATGGCCAAGAAATTCGGCATGACCGACTTTGTGAACCCAACCGAGGTAGACGGCGATCTGGTGGCCCATCTGGTGGAGCTTACCGGCGGCGGTGGTGACTACACGTTCGACGCAACCGGCAATGTCGGTGTGATGCGCACCGCGCTCGAGTCAGCTCATAAGGGCTGGGGCGAAAGTGTTATCATTGGCGTGGCTCCTGCTGGTGCAGAGATTTCGACGCGGCCGTTCCAGCTGGTGACCGGGCGCGTGTGGCGCGGCACGGCATTTGGCGGCGCTTCAGGCCGCACGGACGTTCCCAAAATTGTCGATTGGTACATGGACGGCAAAATCGAGATCGACCCGATGATCACCCACACCATGGGGTTGGATGACATCAACAAGGGGTTCGACCTGATGCATGCAGGCGAATCCATCCGTTCGGTCGTGCTGTATTAA
- a CDS encoding I78 family peptidase inhibitor, whose product MKLRYIIPLVLVGCAPTTDASIDGDLTEPTNTSGLEERLPDTCKLDRYAGFVGQLQSDVAIPTGSDARIVKPGTILTQEYVANRVNFYVNEDGIITRVICG is encoded by the coding sequence ATGAAACTGAGATATATCATTCCTCTGGTATTGGTCGGCTGTGCCCCCACGACCGATGCTTCGATTGATGGCGACTTGACAGAACCTACCAACACCTCCGGACTTGAAGAGCGGCTGCCGGACACATGCAAGCTGGATCGTTACGCGGGTTTCGTTGGCCAGCTTCAGTCCGACGTGGCCATTCCAACGGGCAGCGACGCGCGGATTGTGAAGCCGGGAACAATTTTGACCCAAGAATATGTCGCCAACCGCGTGAATTTCTACGTCAATGAAGACGGCATCATTACACGGGTGATTTGTGGCTAG
- a CDS encoding I78 family peptidase inhibitor, with amino-acid sequence MARAVFAGLFAAGFLAACGQPNADPAEYDGVPTCGAENFQNLLGRNESVLSSVTLPRATRILRPGDAISFDFSPDRLTIDIDEFGRVSSVTCR; translated from the coding sequence GTGGCTAGAGCGGTATTTGCCGGACTGTTTGCTGCAGGCTTCCTTGCGGCCTGCGGGCAGCCCAACGCTGATCCGGCGGAATATGACGGCGTGCCGACCTGCGGCGCGGAGAACTTTCAGAATCTGCTGGGCCGGAACGAGTCGGTGCTTTCGAGCGTAACTTTGCCAAGAGCCACCCGCATTTTGCGGCCCGGCGACGCCATAAGTTTCGACTTTAGCCCGGATCGGCTGACCATCGATATTGATGAGTTCGGACGGGTCAGCAGCGTGACCTGCCGCTAG
- a CDS encoding cytochrome c, which produces MKNRITQIAALVLVTVSAAFAHSGVKDPQVLARMHVMGLVADDMEDLGDILKGQAPYDDQFVLDRSTRILEHARQIEALFEPEATDPKTEAKDTIWTDWPGFLEKARDMELAAQGLTEVQSEAEFRQAFAALGKTCSACHADYRIKLN; this is translated from the coding sequence ATGAAAAATCGCATAACCCAAATCGCCGCGCTTGTGCTTGTCACCGTATCTGCAGCCTTTGCGCATAGCGGGGTCAAAGACCCCCAGGTTCTTGCCCGTATGCACGTCATGGGTTTGGTGGCCGACGACATGGAGGACCTTGGTGACATCCTCAAGGGCCAAGCACCATATGATGATCAGTTTGTCCTGGACCGAAGCACGCGCATTCTGGAGCATGCGCGCCAGATTGAGGCCTTGTTCGAGCCAGAGGCGACCGACCCGAAGACAGAGGCGAAGGATACGATCTGGACTGATTGGCCCGGATTCTTGGAAAAGGCACGGGACATGGAGCTGGCGGCACAGGGTCTCACCGAAGTTCAATCGGAGGCTGAGTTCAGGCAAGCGTTCGCCGCGCTTGGCAAAACCTGCTCAGCTTGCCACGCGGACTACCGGATCAAGCTTAACTAG
- the mtgA gene encoding monofunctional biosynthetic peptidoglycan transglycosylase, translating into MAKAAKKKKPNRSIFWWIGVVPHLIFKWGGRALLGVIAAVFLLIGLYAFVNPPTTIYILQESARLDGIRREWRDFEDISPHMPRAIVAAEDANFCKHWGFDMQAIRDALEDGGGRGASTVSQQTVKNTFLWHGRNYVRKAMEAALTPVVEAIWTKRRILEVYMNIAEFDEGVFGVAAAAPWYFGVDAKDLSARQAAALAAVLPNPKGRSAKRPTAFLKKRARQINSGAETIRLDGRSACFEG; encoded by the coding sequence GTGGCAAAGGCAGCAAAAAAGAAGAAACCTAACCGGTCGATTTTTTGGTGGATCGGGGTCGTTCCTCACCTCATTTTCAAGTGGGGCGGACGTGCACTTTTGGGTGTCATCGCGGCGGTTTTTCTGCTGATTGGGCTGTACGCGTTTGTGAACCCACCGACGACAATTTACATATTGCAAGAAAGCGCGCGCCTTGACGGGATACGTCGGGAGTGGCGCGATTTCGAGGATATTTCGCCCCATATGCCCCGTGCTATCGTGGCCGCGGAAGATGCCAATTTTTGCAAACACTGGGGCTTTGACATGCAGGCGATCCGCGATGCGCTTGAAGACGGCGGCGGCCGCGGTGCGTCGACGGTTTCGCAGCAGACCGTCAAGAATACGTTCCTGTGGCATGGTAGAAATTACGTCCGCAAAGCTATGGAAGCAGCGCTAACGCCGGTGGTGGAAGCGATTTGGACCAAAAGGCGTATCCTCGAGGTTTATATGAACATTGCTGAATTTGACGAAGGCGTTTTCGGCGTCGCTGCGGCAGCCCCATGGTACTTTGGTGTCGACGCCAAAGATCTCAGTGCGCGTCAGGCTGCGGCTTTGGCGGCGGTACTGCCGAATCCCAAAGGAAGGTCTGCAAAACGCCCGACAGCGTTCCTCAAAAAGCGCGCCCGGCAGATTAACTCAGGCGCAGAGACGATCCGCCTAGATGGCCGCAGTGCATGTTTCGAAGGTTGA
- a CDS encoding glutathione S-transferase family protein — MNRLFHVPLSPFCRKVRLVLAEKKVEVELVEERYWEESVEFMRRNPAGKVPVLKIDSQTLSDSQAICEYLEEVLPDPPLLPKKPEDRAEVRRLVFWFDDKFHHEVTSKLLYERVNKKIMGQGYPESRNVKLGAQKIKYHIDYMGWLLDQRRWLAGDQMSLADFTAAAHFSCLDYIRDIDWNRNANVKDWYAKIKSRPAFRSLLADQVSGFPQPPHYSDLDF; from the coding sequence ATGAACCGCTTGTTCCACGTGCCTTTGTCCCCGTTCTGCCGGAAAGTTCGCTTGGTGCTCGCCGAAAAGAAGGTCGAGGTCGAGCTGGTCGAGGAACGTTACTGGGAAGAGTCGGTTGAGTTCATGCGCCGAAACCCTGCCGGCAAAGTGCCCGTCCTAAAGATCGACAGCCAAACGCTGAGCGACAGTCAGGCAATTTGCGAATATCTTGAAGAGGTTCTGCCGGACCCGCCCCTGCTGCCCAAAAAGCCGGAAGATCGGGCTGAGGTGCGCCGCCTTGTGTTTTGGTTCGACGACAAGTTTCATCATGAAGTGACGTCTAAGCTGCTTTATGAGCGGGTTAACAAGAAGATCATGGGGCAAGGCTATCCCGAAAGTCGCAATGTGAAACTGGGCGCCCAAAAGATCAAATACCACATCGATTACATGGGGTGGCTGCTGGACCAACGCCGTTGGTTGGCTGGCGATCAGATGAGCCTTGCGGACTTTACCGCTGCAGCCCATTTCAGCTGTCTGGATTACATTCGGGACATCGATTGGAACCGGAATGCCAATGTCAAAGATTGGTACGCCAAGATCAAGTCGCGCCCTGCCTTCCGGTCGCTCCTTGCAGATCAGGTTTCAGGGTTCCCGCAGCCGCCGCATTACTCGGATCTTGATTTTTGA
- the queG gene encoding tRNA epoxyqueuosine(34) reductase QueG, whose protein sequence is MSLKARLKDQALSEGFASFGVCRPDAIPETVGRLQSFLDAGRHGQMGWMEERKTWRGNPTALWPEAKSVVMLAEPYTPDHDPMDNLAHPARGNISVYARNRDYHDLVKKRLKRVGRWLIDQADGAEIKVFVDTAPVMEKPLAAAAGLGWQGKHTNLLSRDLGNWFFLGAIFTTVDLEPDEAAQENCGSCRACLDVCPTDAFPAPFQLDARRCISYLTIEHHGPVDHDLREKLGNRIYGCDDCLAVCPWNKFAQDAQEVRYAAREDLVLPDLADLVALDDTAFRTRFRGSPIKRIGRNRFVRNVLYAIGNSGSVDLLPDAQALTQDQDDTVADAARWAVERLR, encoded by the coding sequence TTGAGCCTCAAAGCACGGCTGAAGGATCAGGCGCTTTCGGAGGGGTTTGCGTCCTTTGGGGTCTGCAGGCCTGACGCAATTCCCGAAACAGTCGGGCGGCTGCAATCGTTTCTTGATGCTGGCCGTCACGGCCAGATGGGCTGGATGGAAGAACGCAAGACCTGGCGGGGCAATCCAACGGCGCTTTGGCCCGAGGCGAAATCGGTTGTGATGTTGGCAGAGCCATACACGCCCGATCATGATCCGATGGACAATCTGGCCCATCCGGCACGGGGCAACATCTCTGTCTACGCGCGAAATCGCGACTACCACGATCTGGTCAAAAAGCGGCTGAAACGGGTTGGCAGATGGCTGATTGATCAGGCCGACGGCGCCGAAATTAAGGTGTTTGTCGATACCGCTCCGGTCATGGAAAAGCCGCTGGCTGCGGCGGCTGGTCTGGGGTGGCAAGGCAAACACACCAACCTGTTGTCGCGCGATCTCGGAAACTGGTTTTTCCTGGGCGCAATTTTTACAACAGTTGATCTTGAGCCGGACGAGGCCGCGCAGGAAAACTGCGGCAGCTGCCGTGCTTGCCTTGATGTTTGCCCGACAGATGCGTTTCCTGCACCGTTCCAGCTGGATGCGCGCCGCTGCATTTCCTACCTCACGATCGAGCATCACGGGCCGGTGGATCACGACCTGCGCGAAAAGCTGGGAAACCGGATTTACGGTTGCGACGATTGTTTGGCGGTTTGCCCGTGGAACAAGTTTGCCCAAGACGCGCAGGAGGTGCGATACGCCGCGCGGGAGGATTTGGTTCTGCCAGACCTGGCAGACCTGGTTGCGCTGGATGACACTGCGTTCCGGACGCGGTTCAGAGGATCGCCTATCAAGCGCATAGGTCGCAACCGGTTCGTGCGGAATGTGCTCTATGCCATCGGAAATTCTGGCTCCGTTGATCTATTGCCTGATGCTCAAGCTCTGACGCAGGATCAGGACGACACTGTAGCCGACGCAGCGCGCTGGGCAGTTGAGAGGTTGCGATGA